In Solea senegalensis isolate Sse05_10M linkage group LG18, IFAPA_SoseM_1, whole genome shotgun sequence, a single window of DNA contains:
- the gucy2cb gene encoding heat-stable enterotoxin receptor, with product MSGLWLCLCLSVLGILAAPCWSIKQCLRGTTINVILLEDEEFPWSLKFVRGEILKAMKTDADINVAQGVNFNLTAIFGGYNTTFYKLPGCQSSTCEGVAELQFLINSGDLGCAVLGPTCNYASYQMVDSEKGLNLRTPFISAGAFGLSCDYMRNLQRLLPPARKISSFIIHFWREKNLIKPMWETAYLYKNYVNTEDCFWYINALDAGLGEFSLEISRVVLRRPVDLRNVLQSPNRSSNLFIMCGSPKDVLEVKHNIPEADNSEILFILIDLYNDEYYVNKTSLPAMKNVLVLTMPNTRNYIINADLKGNNPMNDYMSAYHDAVLLIGQVMRDIVSKPPSEIQQMDFVNVNYFRNISFNGTGGLYRLDEYGDRDVDLTIIYTSTENKYRILFTFDTAQNTTDVVEMNPSFIWGQRLPHFKPDVEGIVMLDVAVIVLAVTVVVVATIAFIFYRKNRTERQLRKRWSHISSDLITLLEKDKLNVVSLKIEVEAKKKNFQIRRALYDKKIVILKELQHSDGIFNATRRIELNALLHIDYYSLTKFYGTVKLDEGVFGVFEYGERGSLKYVLNDKISYPEETFMDWEFKISVMYDIAKGMSYLHTSDIQVHGRLKSTNCVVDNRMVVKITDFGCNSFLTPGNDLWTAPEHLRKHGTSQKGDVYSFAIISQEIVLRKCTFYTECCSDRSEKLARVIMSYFRPDLHLETTSETEAEVYMLIRSCWDEDPEKRPDFKKVENCLGKIISKIHNQENESYMDNMIRRLQMYSRNLEHLVEERTALYKAERDRADCLNFMLLPGPAVKSLKETGVVEPELYDEVTIYFSDIVGFTTLCQYSTPMEVVDMLNDIYKNFDSIVDHHDVYKVETIGDAYMVASGLPKRNGNRHAVDICCMALDILAFMGTFQLRHLPGIPVWIRIGIHSGPCAAGVVGVKMPRYCLFGDTVNTASRMESTGHPLRIHVSQPTINILQRTDCRFEYEFRGETYLKGKGTEATYWLTGETGEDYDLPTPPTAENFQRLQQDLANMILKCLEQRSRHSVRRKKPPLCPSQSDGDNKELESECENQQPEYLHLATVNNTLSTFL from the exons ATGAGTGgcctgtggttgtgtttgtgtttgagcgtGCTGGGGATTCTCGCCGCTCCGTGTTGGAGCATCAAACAGTGTCTGAGAGGCACGACGATCAACGTGATCCTGCTGGAGGACGAGGAATTTCCCTGGAGCCTGAAGTTTGTGCGAGGGGAAATACTGAAGGCCATGAAGACGGACGCAGACATCAATGTTGCACAAG GCGTGAACTTTAACCTCACGGCCATCTTTGGCGGCTACAACACCACCTTTTATAAACTGCCTGGCTGCCAGAGCAGCACATGTGAGGGAGTTGCAGAACTACAATTCCTGATC AACTCTGGAGACCTGGGATGTGCTGTGCTCGGGCCGACCTGCAACTATGCGAGCTACCAAATGGTTGA TTCGGAAAAGGGTCTGAACCTCCGGACGCCCTTCATCTCTGCCGGGGCCTTCGGTCTCAGCTGCGACTACATGCGCAACCTGCAGCGCCTCCTGCCACCGGCGCGCAAGATCTCGAGCTTCATCATTCACTTCTGGAGAGAGAAGAACCTAATCAAGCCCATGTGGGAGACGGCCTACCTTTACAAGAACTATGTTAACACTGAGGACTGTTTCTG GTATATAAACGCACTGGACGCGGGTTTAGGCGAATTTTCCCTGGAAATCTCAAGAGTAGTGCTGCGCAGACCCGTCGACCTGAGGAATGTTCTGCAATCGCCCAACAGGTCAAGCAATT TGTTCATCATGTGTGGATCTCCCAAGGACGTGCTGGAGGTGAAACACAACATACCAGAGGCTGacaacagtgaaatcctcttcaTCCTTATTGATCTTTACAA TGACGAATACTACGTCAACAAAACGTCACTGCCCGCCATGAAAAACGTGCTGGTGCTGACGATGCCAAACACCAGAAATTACATCATCAACGCCGACCTCAAAGGCAACAACCcg atgaACGACTACATGTCTGCGTATCACGACGCCGTGCTGCTGATCGGACAGGTGATGAGGGACATCGTCAGCAAGCCGCCTTCGGAGATTCAGCAGATGGATTTCGTCAATGTGAACTACTTCAGGAACATAAGCTTTAATG GCACTGGCGGGCTCTACAGACTGGACGAATATGGAGACAGAGATGTGGATCTAACCATCATTTACACTTCCACTGAGAACAAG TATCGTATTTTATTCACATTCGACACGGCGCAAAACACAACCGATGTGGTCGAGATGAATCCTTCCTTCATCTGGGGACAAAGACTTCCGCACTTCAAACCAGATGTTGAAG GTATAGTGATGCTTGACGTTGCTGTCATCGTGTTGGCAGTGACGGTGGTGGTCGTGGCCACCATCGCCTTCATTTTCTACAG AAAGAACAGGACAGAGCGTCAACTCAGAAAACGCTGGTCACACATTTCCTCTGATCTCATCACGCTGCTGGAAAAGGACAAACTCAATGTCGTCTCTTTGAAG ATTGAAGTTGAggcgaagaagaagaatttcCAGATCCGCCGAGCGCTCTATGATAAGAAG ATTGTAATTCTGAAGGAGCTGCAGCACTCGGACGGGATCTTCAATGCGACTCGGAGGATAGAACTTAATGCg ctcctgcacaTTGACTATTACAGCCTGACAAAGTTTTATGGGACAGTGAAGTTGGACGAGGGAGTGTTTGGAGTGTTCGAGTATGGAGAACGGGGGTCACTCAAG TACGTGCTGAATGACAAGATTTCCTACCCAGAGGAGACCTTCATGGACTGGGAGTTCAAGATCTCCGTCATGTACGACATCGCCAAG GGCATGTCCTACCTCCACACCAGTGACATCCAGGTGCACGGTCGCCTCAAGTCCACCAACTGTGTGGTGGACAATCGCATGGTGGTGAAGATCACAGACTTTGGCTGCAACAGCTTCTTAACCCCTGGAAATG atTTGTGGACAGCCCCGGAGCATCTGAGGAAACACGGCACGTCTCAGAAGGGGGACGTCTACAGCTTTGCCATCATCTCTCAGGAGATTGTGCTCCGAAAGTGCACCTTCTACACCGAGTGCTGCTCTGACCGATCAG aAAAGTTGGCCAGAGTCATAATGTCTTACTTTAGACCAGATCTTCATTTGGAGACAACGTCAGAGACAGAAGCAGAG GTTTATATGTTGATAAGAAGCTGTTGGGATGAGGATCCAGAGAAAAGGCCGGACTTCAAGAAGGTTGAGAACTGTCTGGGGAAGATCATCAG TAAAATCCATAACCAGGAAAACGAGAGCTACATGGATAATATGATACGACGACTGCAGATGTACTCCAGAAACCTGGAGCACCTGGTGGAGGAGAGAACGGCGCTCTACAAGGCCGAGCGGGACAGAGCCGACTGCCTCAACTTCATGCTGCTGCCTGG TCCGGCGGTGAAGAGCCTGAAGGAGACCGGTGTGGTGGAGCCGGAGCTGTACGACGAGGTGACCATATATTTCAGCGACATCGTCGGTTTCACCACCCTGTGCCAGTACAGCACGCCGATGGAGGTGGTGGACATGCTCAACGACATCTACAAGAACTTCGACAGCATCGTCGACCACCACGACGTTTACAAG GTGGAGACGATAGGCGACGCCTACATGGTCGCGTCTGGGCTGCCAAAGAGAAACGGCAACAGACACGCAGTGGACATCTGCTGCATGGCCCTGGACATTTTAGCTTTCATGGGCACGTTCCAGCTCCGACACCTGCCCGGAATCCCCGTGTGGATACGCATTGGCATACACTCAG gtccGTGTGCAGCAGGCGTTGTTGGGGTAAAAATGCCCAGATATTGTTTGTTTGGAGACACGGTCAACACGGCGTCTCGTATGGAGTCCACAGGACATC CCCTGAGGATCCACGTCAGTCAGCCGACGATAAACATCCTGCAGAGGACAGACTGTAGGTTTGAGTACGAGTTCAGAGGAGAAACTTACCTGAAG ggcaaAGGCACAGAGGCGACGTACTGGTTAACAGGTGAAACTGGAGAAGACTACGACCTCCCGACTCCGCCCACAGC GGAGAACTTCCAGCGGCTGCAGCAGGACCTGGCCAACATGATCCTCAAGTGTCTGGAGCAGCGTTCCCGACACTCCGTCCGCAGGAAGAAGCCCCCGCTGTGTCCGAGTCAGAGCGACGGCGACAACAAGGAGCTCGAATCAGAGTGTGAGAACCAGCAGCCCGAGTACCTGCATCTGGCTACTGTCAACAACACACTCAGTACTTTCCTGTAG